The following are encoded in a window of Bos indicus isolate NIAB-ARS_2022 breed Sahiwal x Tharparkar chromosome 7, NIAB-ARS_B.indTharparkar_mat_pri_1.0, whole genome shotgun sequence genomic DNA:
- the TSPAN17 gene encoding tetraspanin-17 isoform X1 — MPGKHQHFQEPEVGCCGKYFLFGFNIVFWVLGALFLAIGLWAWSEKGVLSNISALTDLGGLDPVWLFVVVGGVMSVLGFAGCIGALRENTFLLKFFSVFLGLIFFLELATGILAFVFKDWIRDQLNLFINNNVKAYRDDIDLQNLIDFAQEYWSCCGARGPNDWNLNIYFNCTDLNPSRERCGVPFSCCVRDPAEDVLNTQCGYDVRLKLVREELEQQGFIHTKGCVGQFEKWLQDNLIVVAGVFVGIALLQIFGICLAQNLVSDIKAVKANWIKYDDGYKLLK, encoded by the exons ATGCCCGGCAAGCACCAGCACTTCCAGGAACCCGAGGTCGGCTGCTGCGGGAAATACTTCCTGTTTGGCTTCAACATCGTCTTCTGG GTGCTGGGGGCCCTGTTCCTGGCCATCGGTCTCTGGGCCTGGAGTGAGAAG GGCGTTCTCTCCAACATCTCGGCACTGACAGATCTGGGAGGCCTTGACCCTGTGTGGCTGTTTGTGGTGGTTGGAGGCGTCATGTCCGTGCTGGGCTTTGCCGGCTGCATTGGGGCCCTCCGGGAGAACACCTTCCTGCTCAAATTT TTCTCTGTGTTCCTTGGCCTCATCTTCTTCCTGGAGCTGGCAACAGGGATCCTGGCCTTCGTCTTCAAGGACTGGATTCGAGACCAGCTCAACCTCTTCATCAACAACAATGTCAAGGCCTATCGGGATGACATTGACCTCCAGAACCTCATTGACTTTGCTCAGGAATAC TGGTCTTGCTGTGGAGCCCGAGGGCCCAACGACTGGAACCTCAATATCTACTTCAACTGCACTGACTTGAACCCCAGCCGGGAGCGCTGCGGGGTGCCCTTCTCCTGCTGTGTCAGGGACCCAGCG GAGGATGTCCTCAACACTCAGTGTGGCTACGACGTCCGGCTCAAACTGGTGAGAGAg GAGCTGGAGCAGCAGGGCTTCATCCACACCAAAGGCTGCGTGGGCCAGTTTGAAAAGTGGCTGCAGGACAACCTGATTGTTGTGGCAGGGGTCTTCGTGGGCATCGCCCTTCTCCAG ATCTTTGGCATCTGCCTGGCCCAGAACCTCGTCAGCGACATCAAGGCAGTGAAGGCCAACTG GATCAAATATGATGACGGCTACAAACTACTCAAATAA
- the TSPAN17 gene encoding tetraspanin-17 isoform X2, translated as MPGKHQHFQEPEVGCCGKYFLFGFNIVFWVLGALFLAIGLWAWSEKGVLSNISALTDLGGLDPVWLFVVVGGVMSVLGFAGCIGALRENTFLLKFFSVFLGLIFFLELATGILAFVFKDWIRDQLNLFINNNVKAYRDDIDLQNLIDFAQEYWSCCGARGPNDWNLNIYFNCTDLNPSRERCGVPFSCCVRDPAEDVLNTQCGYDVRLKLELEQQGFIHTKGCVGQFEKWLQDNLIVVAGVFVGIALLQIFGICLAQNLVSDIKAVKANWIKYDDGYKLLK; from the exons ATGCCCGGCAAGCACCAGCACTTCCAGGAACCCGAGGTCGGCTGCTGCGGGAAATACTTCCTGTTTGGCTTCAACATCGTCTTCTGG GTGCTGGGGGCCCTGTTCCTGGCCATCGGTCTCTGGGCCTGGAGTGAGAAG GGCGTTCTCTCCAACATCTCGGCACTGACAGATCTGGGAGGCCTTGACCCTGTGTGGCTGTTTGTGGTGGTTGGAGGCGTCATGTCCGTGCTGGGCTTTGCCGGCTGCATTGGGGCCCTCCGGGAGAACACCTTCCTGCTCAAATTT TTCTCTGTGTTCCTTGGCCTCATCTTCTTCCTGGAGCTGGCAACAGGGATCCTGGCCTTCGTCTTCAAGGACTGGATTCGAGACCAGCTCAACCTCTTCATCAACAACAATGTCAAGGCCTATCGGGATGACATTGACCTCCAGAACCTCATTGACTTTGCTCAGGAATAC TGGTCTTGCTGTGGAGCCCGAGGGCCCAACGACTGGAACCTCAATATCTACTTCAACTGCACTGACTTGAACCCCAGCCGGGAGCGCTGCGGGGTGCCCTTCTCCTGCTGTGTCAGGGACCCAGCG GAGGATGTCCTCAACACTCAGTGTGGCTACGACGTCCGGCTCAAACTG GAGCTGGAGCAGCAGGGCTTCATCCACACCAAAGGCTGCGTGGGCCAGTTTGAAAAGTGGCTGCAGGACAACCTGATTGTTGTGGCAGGGGTCTTCGTGGGCATCGCCCTTCTCCAG ATCTTTGGCATCTGCCTGGCCCAGAACCTCGTCAGCGACATCAAGGCAGTGAAGGCCAACTG GATCAAATATGATGACGGCTACAAACTACTCAAATAA